DNA from Bacteroidota bacterium:
TGGTAAATTAACCGCTGGTGAGAAATCGGTGTCCTTCAACGCCGCCGGACTCAGCAGCGGGGTCTATATCTACCGCATCCAGGCTGGAAATCAGACGGTAACCCGGTCGATGCTGCTGACGAAGTAAATGCTTAATATGTACGCAAAGGCGCAGAGACG
Protein-coding regions in this window:
- a CDS encoding T9SS type A sorting domain-containing protein; this translates as EVLGNYPNPFNPATVIKFNLPAEMQVTVSVFNVLGQRVAELVNGKLTAGEKSVSFNAAGLSSGVYIYRIQAGNQTVTRSMLLTK